A genomic stretch from Anaerolinea thermophila UNI-1 includes:
- a CDS encoding lipid II:glycine glycyltransferase FemX: MNSIENWNETIAHLPGASILQTQEWAQIKSAYGWEPIPRVWKSPQGELLAAAMILRRRFQLRGIALPVSLLYVPRGPLLNWSDKALAVRVIADLEGLAKTQKALFIKIDPEVVLGWGVPGREEARENPDGQWVQSQLNLRGWQYAVEQIQFRNTAILDLSGDEEGWLTRMKPKTRYNLRLAERKGVKIRQASEHDLGLLYRMYAETSVRDGFIIRPESYYRQVWSTFMQKGMAYPLIAEVEGEAVAGLVLFVFAGRAWYLYGMSRDVHREKMPNYLLQWEAMRLARQLGAREYDLWGAPEVFDESDSMWGVFRFKEGLGAQVVRTLGAWDYPVAPLGYRLFTRVIPRLLDVMRWRARRKLRREVSV, translated from the coding sequence ATGAATTCCATCGAAAACTGGAATGAGACTATTGCGCATCTGCCGGGCGCATCGATTTTGCAAACGCAGGAATGGGCGCAGATTAAGTCAGCGTATGGCTGGGAACCCATCCCTCGGGTTTGGAAATCGCCTCAGGGAGAACTTCTTGCCGCGGCAATGATACTTCGCAGAAGGTTCCAACTGCGCGGAATTGCTTTACCGGTAAGCCTTTTGTACGTGCCTCGCGGTCCCTTGTTGAACTGGTCGGATAAAGCATTGGCGGTTCGGGTTATTGCCGATCTGGAGGGGTTGGCAAAAACCCAAAAGGCGCTGTTTATCAAGATTGACCCTGAGGTGGTTTTAGGATGGGGAGTTCCTGGCAGAGAAGAGGCGCGGGAAAATCCCGATGGGCAGTGGGTACAATCCCAATTAAACCTTCGGGGATGGCAGTATGCCGTGGAACAAATCCAGTTCCGCAACACTGCGATCTTGGATCTCTCAGGGGATGAAGAAGGCTGGCTAACCAGGATGAAGCCCAAAACCCGTTACAATCTTCGACTTGCCGAGCGCAAAGGAGTAAAGATACGGCAGGCTTCCGAACACGATTTAGGACTGCTGTATCGCATGTATGCTGAAACTTCTGTACGGGATGGTTTTATTATTCGTCCGGAATCTTACTACCGGCAGGTATGGTCAACGTTCATGCAAAAAGGCATGGCTTACCCGCTGATTGCGGAGGTAGAAGGGGAAGCGGTAGCCGGGTTGGTTTTGTTTGTCTTTGCTGGACGAGCCTGGTACCTGTATGGCATGTCGCGGGATGTCCATCGCGAAAAAATGCCCAATTACCTGCTTCAATGGGAAGCCATGCGTCTGGCACGCCAACTGGGTGCCAGGGAGTACGATTTGTGGGGGGCGCCTGAAGTGTTTGATGAGTCTGACTCCATGTGGGGGGTCTTTCGATTCAAGGAAGGACTGGGAGCGCAGGTGGTGCGCACTCTGGGAGCCTGGGATTATCCGGTCGCTCCGCTGGGATATCGCCTGTTTACCCGGGTCATTCCGCGTTTGCTGGATGTGATGCGCTGGCGTGCACGGCGAAAATTACGCCGGGAGGTTTCTGTATGA
- a CDS encoding lipid II:glycine glycyltransferase FemX, with translation MAIVNVSEWEKFLQAHPQAHILQTGAWGALKLAFGWQPVYFISGDAGAQVLFRRLPAGLSIAYVPRGPVGKDWLPLWREILPYCRKHGAVVLKVEPDAWEEEEDHLTLQMPGFIPEGIPVQPRRTLVVSLEGSEEDWLARMKQKTRYNIRLAERKGVIVQPSQDIEGFHRMMTLTGARDGFGVHSREYYQRAYDLFHPLGMAELLVALYDGKPLAGLMVFARGERAWYFYGASTDEERNRMPTYLLQWEAMRWAASRGCRWYDLWGVPDESEEVLEAQFESRHDGLWGVYRFKRGFGGVLRRSAATREYPLWKPLFPLYRWLEGRERRA, from the coding sequence ATGGCTATTGTCAACGTTTCAGAGTGGGAGAAATTTCTACAGGCTCATCCTCAGGCGCACATTTTGCAAACCGGTGCATGGGGGGCGCTGAAGTTGGCATTTGGGTGGCAGCCAGTGTATTTCATTTCCGGAGACGCTGGCGCCCAGGTGCTGTTCCGTCGCTTACCGGCTGGATTGAGCATTGCGTATGTTCCCCGTGGACCTGTAGGCAAGGATTGGCTTCCCTTGTGGCGGGAAATCCTTCCTTACTGCCGAAAGCATGGAGCGGTTGTTCTCAAAGTTGAACCCGATGCCTGGGAAGAAGAGGAAGATCATCTCACCCTGCAAATGCCGGGCTTTATTCCGGAGGGCATACCGGTGCAACCGCGTAGAACATTGGTGGTCAGCCTGGAAGGTAGCGAAGAAGACTGGCTGGCGCGCATGAAGCAAAAGACTCGCTACAATATCCGCCTGGCAGAGCGCAAAGGGGTCATTGTCCAACCCTCTCAAGACATTGAGGGGTTTCACCGCATGATGACGCTGACCGGTGCGCGGGATGGCTTTGGGGTGCATTCCCGCGAGTATTATCAGCGTGCTTACGACTTATTTCATCCTCTGGGAATGGCAGAATTGCTGGTAGCGTTGTATGATGGAAAACCCCTGGCGGGTTTAATGGTTTTTGCCCGCGGGGAGCGGGCGTGGTATTTTTATGGTGCTTCCACCGACGAAGAGCGTAACCGCATGCCCACCTATCTTTTGCAATGGGAAGCCATGCGCTGGGCTGCATCCCGTGGATGTCGCTGGTACGATTTGTGGGGTGTGCCGGATGAATCGGAAGAGGTGCTGGAAGCCCAGTTTGAGTCCCGCCACGATGGGCTGTGGGGTGTCTATCGCTTCAAGCGTGGCTTTGGGGGGGTGTTGCGGCGCTCCGCCGCAACCCGCGAATATCCACTCTGGAAACCTCTGTTTCCTCTGTATCGCTGGTTGGAAGGGCGGGAGCGTCGAGCATGA